GATTTCGGTCGAGGATGCGAACGACGGCACGAACGACGCCGACGCCAGCGAGGACACTGGCGACGAAGGAAACGGGTCCGAGGGCGGCGACGACGACGCCGACGTGTAGTCAAAACGGGTTCCTGCAAGCCGTTTCGCGAGTCGATATTACTAAACCTACCCGCGCCGTTGCCCGGGATATGAATGTCGCGCTGGGGGGAACGTTCGACCCGATTCACGACGGACACCGCGCGCTGTTCGAACGCGCATTCGAACTCGGGGACGTGACAGTTGGCCTCACCAGCGACGACCTCGCGCCGAAGACGCGCCACGACCAGCGCCACGTTCGGCCGTTCAGCGAACGGAAATCTGCACTCGCCGACGAACTCGCGACGCTCGCCGCCGACCAGGGCCGCGAATGGGCGGTCCGGGAACTCACCGAGCCGACCGGTATCGCCACGGAGCCGCAGTTCGACACGCTCGTCGTCTCGCCCGAGACGGAGACCGGCGGCCGCCGCATCAACGAGATCCGCGAGGAGCGGGGCCACGACCCGCTCGAAATCGAAGTCGTCCCGCACGTCCGCGCCGAGGACGGCGACATCATCTCTTCGACCCGGATCGTCGAGGGCGAAATCGACGAACACGGGAACCTCACGCCGAACCGCACCGGCCGTCAGAACATTTCGTAGCTACCAGCCCGGCGCTTCCAGCCCGGCCGTCTCCAGCAAGTCCTTCCAGCGCTGTTGAATCGTCAACCGGGAGACGCCAGTCGCCTCCGCGACAGCGGACTGGGACCGCTCCTCACCAGCGACCAGCGCGGCGACGTACACGCTGGCAGCCATTGTCGCCTGTTTCGACCGGTCTTCGTCCGGAACTGTCGAGAGAAACAGGTCGACCGCGTGGGACCGCGCCTCCGTCCCGAGGTCGAGCCTATCCGACGCGGCTTCGATGTCGGAGAGCCACTCGTCGTGCTCGATTCGGTCGCTGGCGCGGTACATACGAGTTCGTTGTTCCCCATCCTACCTAAACCTTCGTCGCCCGCAAGCGAAGGGTTCTTGATGCCAACGCGGATACCGACTGGTGCGCGCGGGTTGCCGAGCCAGGCCAAAGGCGTAGCGCTTAGGACGCTATCCCGTAGGGGTCCGCCGGTTCGAATCCGGTCCCGCGCATTCTTGCTGCGAGCAAACCGCGAGCAGCAGAATCGCCAGCGGATTCCGAACCCTGGGAGTCGCAGCGGCCGAGCAACGCGAGGCCGACCGTCTCCATCCGGTTCGAATCCGGTCCCGCACACCGCTCTACCCGAACAGTTACTGGGGCGATAGCATCCACCGCCTCTACTGGCTGATTCTCACACCGCAGGAATCACAACTGCCGCTTATGAGGAGTGTCCGCGTCGTTCCAAACGAGGGACTGACGATGTCGGTGTATGACCCACTCCGTGACCCGTCTGCTCGCCCCGCGGGATCGACTCGGTTTGAGTATGCGGTCGACGATGCGGACAATCCGACCGAGCTCACCGTCTTCAGCGATCAGGACGATGAGCTCCCCACCCACTGGATTTCGGTCGACATCGAGCACGCCGTCGCGCTCGACGAGATGCGGTGAGCGAGGAGTGGGCTCGCTCAGGGTCGTGTCTGTTTGTTTTTGACGACAGAAGGGACAGCGAACGCTCTGGAAGCGTTGTGTCCGAAGTAAGTTTGCGTGGGTGCAGTCCCAAGGGAATGCACCTGCACTCTGAGAGTGCGTGGGACCGGATTCGAACCGGAGCAAGAAATGCTCGCTCACAGCAGTTCGCTGTGCGTTCCTCGCAAGGTTCGAATTCGCTCCGACCGACTTACCGAGCGCTCACGATATGTTCGCGCTCAGAGAATGCGTGGGACCGGATTCGAACCGGCGGACCCCTACGGGACAGCGCCCTCAACGCTGCGCCGTTGGCCTGGCTTGGCTACCCACGCGCGCTCTTGCTGAGTGCATTCAATCGTTCCCGGTGGGATAATAAAAGCGCTTTCGTTTGGACCCGCCCCGGGAGGGTGTGTCACTCGCGCGAACCGGACGTTTGAAATATCACGAAACCGCTACGGGGGGCATGGCCAAATACTCGACCGGCAGTAGTGGCGATAGCGCCGGCGGGAGCTGTGAGCTCTGCGGTAGCGACGGCGGCGACCTCCAGACCGCGAACGTCGCTGGTGCGACCCTCCAGGTGTGTGACAGCTGTGCGCGTGACCACGGGGAAAACGAGCGAACGACGGGCAGTGACAGCTCGCGCGACGAGCAGAACCGGAAACGCAAAGCCGCGCAGAACGCGGCGAAGATGCAAGACGCACAGCAGGCCGATGCCTCCCACTGGGAGGACGGCGCTGATTACGACGACGACCAGCTCCCGTATCTGGTCAGCAAGTACGGCGAGCGCGTGACGGAGGCGCGTCAGGGCGAGGGCCTCCAGACAGGTGAGTTGGCCGAGGAGCTCGATCTTGACGAAGCGGACATCCTCGCTGTCGAGCAGGGGCGCGCGACGCAGGCGAACGTCGGTGGGTCGACGATCAAGGCGCTCGAACAGTACCTCGACATCGACCTCGTCGAGTCCAACTGACCCCGAATATTTTCGTGACTCCGCTGTAACGGTCGGTATGGATCTCTCCGCTGCACAGCGAGCCATCCGTGACACCGTTCGAGAGTTCGCGGTCGAGGACATCCGTCCGAAAGCCGCCGATGCCGACCGCGAGCAGTCCTTTCCCGAAGAGTGCTGGGACGGGCTCGCGGATATCGACATCACTGGGCTGACGACACCGGCCGAATACGGCGGCTTCGACGCCGACAAGCCGACGTACGCGCTGGTCAACGAGGAACTCGCGTACGGGTCGCTCGCGGTCGCGACGGCGCTGTCGGTCCACTGTCTCGCGACCTCGTGTATCGCACAGTTCGGCTCCAAAGCAGTGCAGGACGACTGGCTCCCCGACATGGCCGACGGCCGCCCGGTCGGCGCGTTCGCGCTCTCGGAGCCACAGGCCGGGTCGAATCCGCGGGAGATGTCGACCACCGCCCGGCGCGACGGCGACGAGTACGTCATCGACGGCGAGAAGCAGTGGATTACCAACGGCAAGCGGTCGGGCGTCGTCATCGTCTTCGCGAAGACCGACCCCGACGACCCGGACTCGATAACGCAGTTTCTGGTGCCGAAAGACACCGACGGGCTCACCGTCGGCGAGAAAGAGGACAAACTCGGCCTCCGCGCGAGCGACACGACTCCGCTCCAGTTCGACGGCGTCCGCGTGCCCGAGCGCTACCAACTGACCGAGGAGGGCAAGGGACTGGCCGCGGCGCTGTCGATTCTGACGACCGGTCGGGTCGCCATCGCCGCGCAGGCCGTCGGACTCGCACAGTCCGCGCTCGACGAGGCCCTCGACTACGCGCAGGAGCGCGAGCAGTTCGACCAGCCGATCAGCGAGTTCCAGACGATTCAGCACAAGCTCGCGGACATGGCGACGAACGTGCAGGCGGCGCGGCTGTTGACGTGGGACGCCGCAAAGCAACTGGAACGCGGCGAGCGAGCGAGAGCGGCGGCGAGCATGGCGAAGTACTTCGCGAGCGAGACGGCGGTGGACGTAGCCAACGAGGCGATTCAGATCCACGGCGGCTACGGCTACACGACGGACTACCCCGTCGAGCGCTTCTACCGCGATGCGAAGGTGACGACCATCTATGAGGGGACCAGCGAAATCCAGCAGAACATTATCGCACAGGACTTGCTGGAGTAGGCTCGACGGGGCGAAGCGGTTTTGCGGGCGTCGGCCCTATCGCTTGGTGTGACACACGACGCCGTCATCTACGACCTCGACGGGACGCTCGTCAGGCTGGCCGTCGACTGGGCTACGGTGACCAGCGACGTCGCGACGGTCCTGCGGGAACGAAACGTCGACCCCGAGAACCGCGACCTCTGGGAGATGCTGACGCTGTCATCCGAGACCGGCCACCGTGACGCCGTCGAGGCGGCGATCACCGACCACGAGCGGACCGGGGCGCACGAGTCGGAGCGACTGACCCTCGCCGACGGCCTCCCACACAGCGTCCCCGTCGGCGTGTGCTCGCTCAACGCCGAGGAGGCGTGTCGGGCCGCGCTGGATGTCCATGGCCTCGACGGTCACGTTGGGCCGGTCGTCGGCCGTGACACCGTCGAGTCACCGAAACCTGACCCGGAGGGTCTGCTGGCGATTGCCGAAGAAATCGGGGTCGACCCTGGCGCGGCCGTGTTCGTCGGCGATTCAGAGAGCGACGCGACGGCCGCCCGGCGGGCCGGGATGGCATTCGAGTGGGCGAGCGAGTTCGATCAAGCCCGGTATCGCGCGTAGAGGTAGACGCAGACGGCCGTCAGGAACCAGATGAGTGCGCCGACGCGGACCGCGAACATCGCCCGCGCGGTCCAGGTCTGGAGCGTGACCGCGGTCGACGCGAGCACAACGAGCGGCGAGCCGACCAATATCGTCGTCACGAACGTGACCTGCATCACCCACCCGAAGTCCACGCCGTCCGGGTCCGTCTTCTCGACTGTTGGCACGGCTGATGGTACAGCTAGGTGCGGCAAGCACCTTGCGGTTTCCTGTGCGAACTGCGCAACCCGAACAGGTAAGGCGCAGGCGCGCCCCCGCTCGGATATGCCAACTGTCCGGGATCTGCAGGCGATGGCTGGTGAGGAGCCGATCACGATGCTGACAGCGTACGACGCCGTGACCGCGAGCATCGTTGACGACACCGGCGTGGACGTCATTCTCGTCGGCGACAGCATGGGGAACGCCGTCCTCGGCCACGACGACACGCTCCCGGTCACGCTCGACGAGATGGCCTCACGGGTCGGCGCGGTCGCACGCGGTGCGGACGACGCGCTGGTCGTCGCCGATATGCCGTTTCTCTCCTTCGGCACGGACGAGAGCGAGAGCATCCAGAACTGCGGGCGGATGCTGAAAGAAGAGGGCGCAAACGCGGTCAAGCTCGAATCAGGGCCACATACGGTCGAGCTGACCGAGCGGCTGACGGAGCTGGGCATCCCGACGATGGCCCACCTCGGACTCACGCCACAGAGCGTGAACCAGACCGGCTACACGAGGCAGGCGACCGGCCGCGAGGAGGCAGAGGAGATCCTCGACCTCGCGCGGGAACACGAGGCCGCCGGCGCGTTCGCGCTGGTGCTCGAACACATCCCGGCCAACCTCGCCGCCCAGGTCACCGAGGCCGTCGACATCCCGACTATCGGCATCGGAGCCGGCGGCGACTGTGACGGGCAAGTGCTCGTGTTCACCGATGTGGTCGGCCTCTCCGAGTCCAGCCCGCCTTTCGCCGAGCAGTTCGGCGACGTTCGCGGCGAAGTCGCCGACGCTGTCGACGAGTACATCGACGCCGTCGAATCCGGCGAGTTCCCGGCTGAGTCCCACAGCCACACCGAGGGCGAACTCGACGACCTGTACTGACGCTTTTCACGCCTACTCAGCAGTCCGCTAGTCGGCCGAAGCCGTCTGATTCTCCATCCAGGCGTCGTAGGCGGACTGATTCTTGACGACGACGGTGGCGTTCATCTTGCTGTGGCCGGACCCGCACATCTCAGCGCAGTACAGCCGGTACTCGCCGGGTTCGGTCGCGTGCGTTCGGGCCGTTATCGTCCGGCTGGGGAAGACGTCCTGTTTGACGCCTAGTTGCGGGATGTAGATGGCGTGGATCACGTCCGTCGTCCGCAGCCTGAACGTGACGTTCCTGTCCGCTGGAAGGACCAGCCGTTCCTCCGTCGTGACGTTCGCTTCGGCGTAGGAGAACTCCCATCCCCACTGGTAGGCAAGCACGTCTATCTCCGTATCCTCCGCGAAGGCGTCGCCTCCGCCGGCGGATGCCTCGGCCGCTGCAGGCGTGATGTAGGGGTTAGCCATCACCACGAACGCCGAGATCCCGACAAAGACAAGTATTGCGCCCGTCGCGGCCGTCCAGGTCACCTCTAGCGCCGGGTCGTCGACCGTCGGTTGCGGGTCGTCGTTGTTCCGGAACCGGTAGATCACGTACACGAGCGTGAGTTCGACGAACAACGTCAACGGCAGAGCGACGTACAGGAGCTGTTCGTTGAGGTCGTCGATAGCCGCCCTGTTGACCGACTGCGCTGTGGCCGGGGCAGCAAGTAGCGAGAGCCCGACCACGACAAGGCCCGCCTGAATCACGCGTCGTCGGAGACGCATTGTCACACTGTACCAATCGCCGTGTCAAATAACTTGCCCAAGGTGATGACAGCTGACCGGTGACCCGTACTGGTGTCGGGTTCCCAGCGTAGTTTTATGAATGTGGGCGTGTCAATTATTGGTAACGTGTAGCATGACGAGACGAGCAATCGTTCCGGGACGGCACGTTACACACAGATGCTAAACAGGGCTATCGTTGAGGGAACTGCCCTGGCCGTGCTGGCGCTGTCGGTGCTTCTTCTGTGGCTCCGGGAGCGGCAGAAAGCACGACCGGAGAGCGACGGCGGCTACACGACCCGAGAGGAGATCGAATTCGAAATCGGTCGACTCCAGTCTGAAGTGTCCCGCTGGCTGACGACGACGGACCACCGGGACATCGGTCTGCTCTACATCGCTTTCGGCACCGCCGCCGGTCTGTGGGGTGGCGTCGACGCGATGATGCTCCGGACGGAACTGCTGACGCCGCCGGCGGACATCTGGACGCCGGAGACGTACAACGCGCTGTTTACAACGCACGGGCTGACGATGCTGATATTCTTCGTCCTGCCCGTGTTCTTCGGCATCGGGAACTACGTCCTGCCGCTCCTCATCGGAGCCGACGACATGGCGTTCCCGCGGGTCAACGCTATCGGGTTCTGGCTCCTGCCGCCGGCACTCATTATGGTCCGGATGGGACTCATGATCCAGGTCCTCGGCCAGGTTCTGAATCTGGTGCTCCCGGCGAACGCTATCCGGTTTTTCCTCACGATGCGCGAAGTGAGCATCGGCTGGACACTGTACGCACCACTGTCCGTGCAACAGCCCAATCCGCAGATAGACCTGCTGTTGCTCGGGTTGCACCTGAGCGGCATCGCCACGACGGTCGGCGCTATCAACTTCATCACCACAATCGTCTACGAACGTGGCGAGGGCGTCACCTGGGCGAACCTCGACATCTTCTCGTGGAACATGCTCGTCACGAGCGGGATTGCACTGTTCGCGTTCCCGCTGCTGGGGAGCGCGCTCGTGATGCTCCTGCTAGACCGGAACCTCGCGACGACGTTCTTTGCGACGGAAGGCGGTGGTGCTATCCTCTGGCAACACCTGTTCTGGTTCTGGGGCCACCCGGAGGTGTACATCCTCTTCCTCCCGGCGACGGGGCTGATGAGCCTTATCTTGCCGAAGTTCGTCGGCCGGAAACTCTTCGGCTACCAGTTCATCGTCTACTCGACGCTGGGGCTGGGCGTCCTCTCCTTCGGCGTCTGGGCGCATCATATGTTCACGACGAGCGCGGACCCGCGGGTCAAGCTGTCGTTCATGGCGGTTTCCATCGCTATCGCCGTTCCGAGCGCGATCAAGGTGTTCAACTGGATCACGACGATGTGGGAAGGGAACATCCGCCTGACTGCGCCGTTTATCCTCTGTGCTGGCGGGATAGGGACGTTCATCATCGGTGGCGTCACCGGCGTGTTCCTCGCAGTTATCCCGATCGACATCCTCTATCACGGCACCTACTACGTCGTCGGCCACTTCCATCTCATCGTCGTCGGCATCATCCCGTTCCTGATGATCGCCGCGAGCTACTACTGGTACCCGCTCATCACTGGTCGGTGGTACGACACGCGGATGGCGAGATTCCAGGCGCTGCTGATCGTCTTCGGCTCGTTCGTGACGTTCATGACATTGCTGGTCATCGGCGGGCTTGGGCTGCCGCGACGACAGGCCATCTACCCACCGGAGTACCAGTTCGCCCAGCAAATCGCGACCGTGGGCGGCTACATCATCGGCCTGAGCGCCCTGCTGTGGCTGTACAACATGCTCGTCTCTTACTGGCGGGGGACGCCCGTGTCGACGACGGACCCGTGGGGCCTGAAGGCGACGAGCCAGTTCACCCGCGAGTGGCAGTGGTTCGAACAGCACATGATGAACAAGTACGATATGGAGCCGACCGAGCCCGAGACGACACGGCGCTCCTACGCCCCTGAAGCCGAGCCGACCGGACTGGCCGGCGGCGTCGGTACCGTCGCCGAGACCGTCTCACGAAACGCCTGGATGGCCGCGGCTGGCGGGTTTGTCGGCACAGTCCTGATGAGCGGCGGGCTCATCACAGCGATACTCATCGGCGTCCTCGACCCGGTTTCCTTCAGTGAAATCGCCGAACTGGTCGGGCTGCCCGCGAGCCCGGCTATCGGGGCCGTGCTCTTCCTCGTCGGTGGGACCGTCACCTGGCCGCTCCTGTTCCTTGCGTTCTCCGACTACCTCCCCGGTCGCTTGCTGTTCGAGACCGGGCTGGTGTTCGCAACGCTGATATCCAGCGGGTTTGCTATCGCGTTCTACACCGGACAGAGCGGGCTCGCGTTTGTCGGGTACCTCACCTTCGTACTCGTCTCTCACTGGGCCTACGGCATCGGGCTAACCGTGACCTTCCAGTACCTCAAGTCGGACGAGACGCTTCGGACCCAGACCGACGGGGGCGGCTGACAGATGAGCGACGGCGCTGATTCGTTCGTCTTTCAGTATCTCGCGCCCTTCGTCGGCGTCTTGCTCATCGCGGTCGGTATCGCCGGAGCCGTGCCCGGCGGCTACGCGATTATCGAGCCGGACCTGGAGAACTGCGGGAACCCGACCATCGGTGTCGAATCACCCGAAGCAACGGCGGAGCGGTTCGGCGGGGACGAGCCGGGACCGCGGCTTCCGCAGTTGGCCTTCGACGACCTCTCCTCGGACGAACAGACGGCGTTCCTGACGGCCGTAGACGACCCGGTCGGTGAGGAGCAGGTCGTGGGTGACGTGCCCAACGCCGACGCCTTCCGCCGCGGGGCTCTCGTCACCTACGAGGGCGAGCAGTACTACGTGACCCTCGTCGCCGAGAACACCTGCTTTGCGGCCGCGCCGCTACAGTTCCCGCTGGGGGTGTTCGCCATCGCGCTCGGGTTCCTCGGCGTCCTGGCCCCGCCGCTGTACCGGCGGCTGGTGCGGTTGGAACAGCGGGCCGGCCGGTCAGAGTAGCGGTCCCTCGCTCGGTGTTCGCTCAGAGCGCAGCGCCGACGTACAGCACGACGACGAGGAACACCCACACGAGGTCGACGAAGTGCCAGTACAGCGACGTGGTCCGGATGGCGGTGTCGCGTTCGGGCGCGTAATGGCCCCGGAGCGCACGAGCGAAGGCGATAGCGAGCAGGAGCACGCCGAGGGCGACGTGGAGGCCGTGGAGGCCGGTCAGGCCGTAGAACGCGCTCCCGAACGCGCCGGAGCCGATGCTGAATCCCTCGACGGCGACGAACTCGTAGTACTCGTACACCTGTCCGGCGAGGAAGACGACGCCGAGCGCGAGCGTCACCCCGAGCAGGCCGAGGAACCGCTGTCGGTTTCCGCGTTCCAGCGCCTCGTGGCCGTAGTGGAGCGTTACGCTGCTTGCCAGCAGCAGCGCCGTGTTGATGACCACCAGCGAGCCAAGCAACGGCGGGAGGTGGGCCGGCGGCCACGACCCGGTCCGGATGAAGGCGTAGTAGACGAAGCCCGCCGAGAACGTCGCCACGTCTGAGACGAGAAACAGAATCATCGTCGTGGCGTACAGGTCGGAATCGCTGTCCCTGCGGTTCCGGACGTAATCGGCGATGAACGCCTCGTTGGCCCACCCGGCGAGTCCGGCCAGCAAGCCAACCGCACCAGCGCCGCCGAGTACAACTGGGACCACGGACGGGACCAGATCGAGCCCGACAAACACCAATCCGACGCCCAGGTACAGCGACGCAGCACCGATTGCAGCTATTAGGGGCCACCGACTCCGGTGTTCGTGGCCATTGTCGGCGGCGTGTTCAGTTGCCGTTTCCGTCGATCCAGCCATGTGAACCCGTAGCATCGGGGTTGGTAAAACGGTACCCCCGCGACTGACACGTCCATCGCCGGACTCACCCGAATCTTTATCATACCGTCAACCGACAGCGAGAGTGTGGTTTACGAGACGGGCAACCAAACGGTAGACGACGCTGTCGCACGCGTGCTGGACGGCGAACGCCTCGACCGACGGGACGGACTGGCTCTCATCGCACAGCCGGTCGACGACCTGGCAGCCGGGGCCGACTACGTGCGCACGCAACTGGGTGACGACACCGTCGACGCGTGTTCGATCGTAAACGCCAAAGCCGGGAACTGCGCGGAGGACTGTGGCTTCTGCGCCCAGTCGGTCCACTTCGACACCGGCATCGACAACTACGGCTTTCTCGGCCCCGAGAAGATACTGGAGGCCGCAAAGCGCGCCGAACGCGACGGCGCACAGCGGTTCGGTATCGTCGTCGCCGAGAAGGGCGTCTCGAAGGAGAACCGCCCCGAGGAGTGGGAGGAAGTCCTCGAAGCCATCCGCCTCGTCCGCGACGAGACGGACGTGGAGGTCGACGCGAGCCTCGGCATTCTGACCGAGGAGGAGGCCGCGATTCTGGCTGATGAAGGACTCAACCACTACAATCACAATATCGAGACCTCCCCCCGGTATTTCCCGGAGGTCGTCCAGACCCACACCTTCGAGAAGCGGGTCGAGACACTCCGGGTCGCCAAGGACGCCGGTATGGACCTCTGTGCCGGTGTCATCCTGGGGATGGGCGAGTCCCCGACCGATAGAGTCGACGCGGCGATGGCCCTGCAGGACATCGGCATCTCCTCGCTCCCGGTCAACATCCTGAATCCGGTCGCTGGGACCCCCATGGCCGAACAGGGGCTGCCCGACATCACGACCGAGGAAGTCGTCAAGACCATCGCAGTGTACCGCCTGCTCCATCCCGAGTCCCGCGTGCGCCTGACCGGCGGGCGCGAGGTCAATCTCGACACGGACGGGCAGGTGGCCGCGCTGGAGGCCGGTGCTGACGGCATCCTCACTGGTGATTATCTCACTACCGAGGGACAGACGGCGGCCGACGACCTCGAAATCATGGAAGAGGCCGGACTGGAACCCAACACGGAGGCCAACGAGTTCGACCCCGAGGCGGTCAAAGAACGCGCGGCCGACGAGACAGAAGCCGAGACGGCAGCAGGGACAGCACAGACCAAATCAGAGCTCAAATCCGACGACTGACAATGGACGACATACACTTTGCAGTGCTTGGAACCGGTGGTATCGGACGGCGGACGCTCGAAGTCTCACAGCACAAGGACGGCCTCACCGCCGTCGCGGCCTGTGACCGCAACGGCGTGGCTCTCGACCACGATGGCCTCGACGTAGACGAACTGCTGGCGGCGACGGAAGGCAATATCGCGAGTGGGCCGGCGGAACACGCATCCGACTCGACCCCCGCGGCACCCACGGACGACTACGCCTCGGACGGCGGGGCGGCCGCAGTCGAGGGTGGCGGCGTCAAACAACATGGCGATCAGTCCGGTATCGTCGCCAGCGAACAGGGCGAACCCACGGAGACACCTATCGACGACATCATCGCCGAGAGCGACGCTATCGACGCCGTGCTGTTGGCGCTCCCGAACCTCGAACACGACTTCATCCCGCGCGTGGCTGAGCGCTTCGCCGAGGCCGACTACGAGGGCGTCATGATTGACGTGCTCAAACGCTCCCGCGTCATCGGCATGCTCGACGACCGCGAGGACCTGCTGAAAGCGTCCGGCATCACGTTCGTCTGCGGGGCCGGCGCGACCCCCGGCTTCCTCACCGGCGCGGCGGCACTCGCCGCCCAGTCCTTCGTCGAAGTCGAGGAGGTCGAGATCTGGTGGGGCGTCGGCCTCAAGTCCGGCTACGAGGACAACCGGGGGACGGTCCGGGAAGACATCGCCCATCTCGACGGCTACGACATCGAGACGGCCAGGGAGATGAGCGAAGCCGAAATCGAGGCACTCATCGACGAGCACGACGGCGTGCTGGAGTTCCACGACATGGAACACGCCGACGACGTGCTGCTGGAGCGGGCCGGCATCTGTGACGCCGAGGACGTCCACGTCGGCGGCGTCCTCGACGTTCGCTCCGACGAGAAACCGACCACCACGACGGTCAGCGTGACTGGCACGACATTCGACGGGGAGACGGGGACGAACACCTTCGAACTGGACGACGTGACCAGCATGGAGGCCAACGTCAACGGCCCGGCGCTTGGCTACCTGAAAGCCGGCGTCCGGAACAACCGCGCCGGGCACTACGGCGTGTTCGGCCCCGCCGATCTGATGCCCGGCTTCTGAGACCGCCTGATTCTGCTTTTCATGACTCACGGCTTCGACTTGAACGACCGACTCGAACAGCGTGACGCACAGAACCTCCGCCGGCATCTGGAAGTCGCCGAGTCCGTCTCGGCTCGGACCCGCTTTGCCGACGACCCGAAAGGCGAACCACCGGAGTTCGGCGACGAAGCCGTCGTCTTCGCCTCGAACAACTACCTCGGGCTGGCCGACGACAGCCGGGTCCAGCGAGCGGCGGAACTGGGCGCACGGACCGTCGGCACCGGCGCGGGGGCTTCGCGGCTGGTCACCGGCGACACGCAGGTCCACCGGGCGCTGGAACGCGACCTCGCAGCCTCGAAAGGGGCCGAGCGAGCGTTGGTGTTCTCGTCAGGCTACGCGGCCAACATCGGGACTATCGACGCGCTGTCACCAGACATTGTCTTTTCAGACGAGCTGAACCACGCCTCGATTATCGACGGCTGTCGCGTCGGAGCCAGCGAGACAGTCGTCTACGACCACTGTGACCCGGACGACTTGCGAGCAAAGATGGACACGCGAGCGGCCGATGTCGGCGGAGACGAACAGTGGCTCGTCGTCACAGACTCCGTGTTCTCGATGGACGGAGACATCGCGCCGCTATCGGCCATCTGTGACGCCGTCGACGAGTACGGCGCGTGGTTGATGATCGACGAGGCGCACGCGACCGGGCTGTTCGGCGACACCGGCGGCGGTGTCGTCCAGCGCGAGGGGCTGAGCGACCGCGTCGATGTGCAGTTGGGTACGCTCTCGAAGGCATTGGCGAGCCAGGGCGGCTATATCGCTGGCGACGAGGTGCTTATCGAGTATCTGCTGAACGCCGCGCGGTCGTTCGTCTTCTCGACGGGGCTATCCCCACCGAACGCCGCGGCGGCCCGCGAAGCGCTGCGAATCGCTCGCGAGACCGACCGCGCGGCGGAACTCTGGGACACTGTGGCCACGCTCCGGGACGGACTGGAGACGATGGGCTACGAGGTGCTCGGCGAGACGCATATCCTCCCAGTCGTCGTCGGTGACCGCGGGGACGCGCTGGAACTGGCCGACAGACTCCGCGACCACGGTATCGTCGCGCCTGCGATCCGACCGCCGACAGTGCCCGAGGGCACCTCTCGTATCCGGGTCGCGCCGATGGCGACACACACCGCCGACGACATCGCGCAGTGTCTCGACGCCTTCCGAACCGCCGGTACAGAGGTGGGCGTGCTATGAGCGATACGAGCGAGGATTCGGGCCTTGACCGCGGGACTGGCCGCATCGCGGAGGACGGCGTGTTTGTCGTCGGCACCGACACCGGCGTCGGCAAGACGGTCGTGACTGCCGGG
The genomic region above belongs to Haloarcula hispanica ATCC 33960 and contains:
- a CDS encoding DUF7511 domain-containing protein; the protein is MRSVRVVPNEGLTMSVYDPLRDPSARPAGSTRFEYAVDDADNPTELTVFSDQDDELPTHWISVDIEHAVALDEMR
- a CDS encoding phosphopantetheine adenylyltransferase is translated as MNVALGGTFDPIHDGHRALFERAFELGDVTVGLTSDDLAPKTRHDQRHVRPFSERKSALADELATLAADQGREWAVRELTEPTGIATEPQFDTLVVSPETETGGRRINEIREERGHDPLEIEVVPHVRAEDGDIISSTRIVEGEIDEHGNLTPNRTGRQNIS
- a CDS encoding helix-turn-helix domain-containing protein — protein: MAKYSTGSSGDSAGGSCELCGSDGGDLQTANVAGATLQVCDSCARDHGENERTTGSDSSRDEQNRKRKAAQNAAKMQDAQQADASHWEDGADYDDDQLPYLVSKYGERVTEARQGEGLQTGELAEELDLDEADILAVEQGRATQANVGGSTIKALEQYLDIDLVESN
- a CDS encoding HAD family hydrolase, with protein sequence MTHDAVIYDLDGTLVRLAVDWATVTSDVATVLRERNVDPENRDLWEMLTLSSETGHRDAVEAAITDHERTGAHESERLTLADGLPHSVPVGVCSLNAEEACRAALDVHGLDGHVGPVVGRDTVESPKPDPEGLLAIAEEIGVDPGAAVFVGDSESDATAARRAGMAFEWASEFDQARYRA
- the coxB gene encoding cytochrome c oxidase subunit II, which codes for MRLRRRVIQAGLVVVGLSLLAAPATAQSVNRAAIDDLNEQLLYVALPLTLFVELTLVYVIYRFRNNDDPQPTVDDPALEVTWTAATGAILVFVGISAFVVMANPYITPAAAEASAGGGDAFAEDTEIDVLAYQWGWEFSYAEANVTTEERLVLPADRNVTFRLRTTDVIHAIYIPQLGVKQDVFPSRTITARTHATEPGEYRLYCAEMCGSGHSKMNATVVVKNQSAYDAWMENQTASAD
- a CDS encoding DUF5822 domain-containing protein — its product is MPTVEKTDPDGVDFGWVMQVTFVTTILVGSPLVVLASTAVTLQTWTARAMFAVRVGALIWFLTAVCVYLYARYRA
- the panB gene encoding 3-methyl-2-oxobutanoate hydroxymethyltransferase; translated protein: MPTVRDLQAMAGEEPITMLTAYDAVTASIVDDTGVDVILVGDSMGNAVLGHDDTLPVTLDEMASRVGAVARGADDALVVADMPFLSFGTDESESIQNCGRMLKEEGANAVKLESGPHTVELTERLTELGIPTMAHLGLTPQSVNQTGYTRQATGREEAEEILDLAREHEAAGAFALVLEHIPANLAAQVTEAVDIPTIGIGAGGDCDGQVLVFTDVVGLSESSPPFAEQFGDVRGEVADAVDEYIDAVESGEFPAESHSHTEGELDDLY
- a CDS encoding acyl-CoA dehydrogenase family protein; this encodes MDLSAAQRAIRDTVREFAVEDIRPKAADADREQSFPEECWDGLADIDITGLTTPAEYGGFDADKPTYALVNEELAYGSLAVATALSVHCLATSCIAQFGSKAVQDDWLPDMADGRPVGAFALSEPQAGSNPREMSTTARRDGDEYVIDGEKQWITNGKRSGVVIVFAKTDPDDPDSITQFLVPKDTDGLTVGEKEDKLGLRASDTTPLQFDGVRVPERYQLTEEGKGLAAALSILTTGRVAIAAQAVGLAQSALDEALDYAQEREQFDQPISEFQTIQHKLADMATNVQAARLLTWDAAKQLERGERARAAASMAKYFASETAVDVANEAIQIHGGYGYTTDYPVERFYRDAKVTTIYEGTSEIQQNIIAQDLLE
- a CDS encoding transcription initiation factor IIB family protein; the encoded protein is MYRASDRIEHDEWLSDIEAASDRLDLGTEARSHAVDLFLSTVPDEDRSKQATMAASVYVAALVAGEERSQSAVAEATGVSRLTIQQRWKDLLETAGLEAPGW